The genomic DNA CGTTTGCGTGCATTTGCACCATACGACCCACGCGCTCTTTCTTGCCCTTAACCGAGTTGATCACGCCGTCGCCGGAGGCCAACACGCCCGAGTAAACGCGGACGAAGGTCAAAGTACCCACGAATGGGTCGGTAGCGATCTTGAACGCCAAAGCCGAGAACGGCTCGTCATCACTTGCGTGACGCTCCATCTCTTCTTCCTCGTTATCAGGGTTGGAACCCTTGATAGCAGGAATGTCGGTTGGAGCAGGCAGGAAGTCGATAACGGCGTCGAGAACCAGGGGAACACCCTTGTTCTTGAACGAGGAACCGCAAACAGCCAGGACGATTTCGCCAGCGATAGTACGCTGACGCAGAGCGGCCTTGATTTCCACGTTGGTGAGTTCTTCACCTTCGAGGTACTTGTTCATCAGCTCTTCGCTGGCTTCGGCAGCAGCCTCAACCATGTTGTTGCGCCACTCGTCAGCCAGTTCCTGCAGCTCTGCAGGGATAGGCTTGCGAACAGGAACCATACCTTTGTCGGAATCATTCCAGTAAACAGCTTCCATGTTGATCAGATCGATCTGACCCTGGAAGTTGTCTTCGGAACCGATAGCCAACTGGATTGGCACCGGGGTGTGGCCCAGACGCTGCTTGATCTGACCGATCACGCGCAGGAAGTTGGCACCAGCACGGTCCATCTTGTTTACATAAACAAGACGTGGAACGCCGTACTTGTTGGCTTGACGCCATACGGTTTCCGACTGAGGCTCAACACCCGAAGTACCGCAGAACACAACGACAGCGCCGTCGAGTACGCGCAGGGAACGCTCAACTTCAATGGTGAAGTCTACGTGGCCCGGGGTATCGATTACGTTGAAGCGATGCTCGTCTTTGTACTGCTTCTCGGAACCCTTCCAGAAGGCGGTAATAGCAGCAGAAGTAATGGTAATACCACGCTCCTGCTCCTGAACCATCCAGTCTGTGGTCGCGGCGCCGTCATGCACCTCGCCCATTTTGTGACTTTTGCCGGTGTAAAACAGTACGCGCTCGGTGGTGGTAGTTTTACCAGCATCCACGTGAGCAACGATACCGATGTTACGGTAGCGGCTAATCGGAGTAGTACGAGCCATAAAGCCCTCGCAAAATTAGTGAAGCTAAAATTAGAAGCGGTAGTGCGAGAAAGCTTTGTTGGCTTCAGCCATACGGTGCACGTCTTCACGCTTCTTAACAGCAGCACCTTTACCTTCAGCAGCGTCCAACAATTCGCCTGCCAAACGCAGAGCCATAGACTTCTCGCCGCGCTTACGGGCGAAGTCTACCAACCAGCGCATTGCCAGAGCGTTACGACGGGACGGGCGAACTTCAACCGGAACCTGGTAAGTAGCACCGCCTACACGGCGCGACTTCACTTCGACCAGCGGAGCGATGGCGTCGAGAGCTTTCTCGAAGATTTCCAGGGGGTCGCTGTTCTTGCGTTCTTTAACCTTTTCCAGCGCGCCATAAACGATACGCTCGGCAACGGCTTTCTTGCCGCTTTCCATCACGTGGTTCATGAACTTGGCCAGGATTTGGCTTCCGTATTTTGGATCGTCAAGCACTTCGCGCTTGGCTGCTACGCGTCTTCTTGGCATGGATAAGCCCTCAAACGGTCTTCAGGTTCGCTCGGAATCGGTGCCCTTTCGGGACGCCTCCGACCTTACTCTTATCGACTCAGAAAATTAGATGATTCAGTGTTGCAAAAAGCCGCTACTACTTAGGCTTCTTGGTACCGTACTTCGAACGACCCTGGTTACGACCTTTAACGCCGGAAGTATCCAAGGAACCGCGTACGGTGTGGTAACGAACACCTGGCAAGTCTTTTACACGACCGCCGCGGATCAGTACCACGCTGTGTTCTTGCAGGTTGTGACCTTCACCACCGATGTACGAGGAAACCTCGAAACCGTTGGTCAGGCGCACACGGCATACTTTACGCAGTGCCGAGTTAGGTTTTTTCGGCGTAGTGGTATACACGCGAGTGCATACGCCACGACGTTGCGGGCAGTTCTGCAGCGCAGGTACGTCGGATTTCTCGACGATACGCTTACGCGGCTGACGTACCAGCTGGTTGATAGTTGCCATCTACTAGCTCCACTGTTGTCTTGCGACGCTATTGTCTTGCAAGAAAAGCAAAATGGCAGGAACGAATTCCCGCCAAATTTAGGGGTACAAGAGTCTAAAGAGGATCTTGCCCCCAGTCAAGGCAAGGCCCCGACCTCCCCTCTCATCGAACCGAGGCAAAATTGCCTCGATCCGACGAATGGAGCTGCCAGGGCCCGGACTTATTTATCGCAGAACTCAGTTACCGCTGGAGTTCAGCGCTTCGGTCAGTGCAGCTTCCACTTCACTGGCGCTTACGCGCAACGGCTTGTCAGCATCACGGCGACGCTTACGCTCGCTGTGGTAAGCCAAACCGGTACCGGCCGGGATCAGACGACCCACAACCACGTTTTCTTTCAGGCCGCGCAGGTAATCGCGCTTGCCGGTTACCGCTGCTTCGGTCAGTACGCGAGTGGTCTCCTGGAAGGAGGCCGCCGAGATGAACGACTCAGTCGACAACGACGCCTTGGTGATACCCAGCAGCACGCGAGTGAACTTGGACACGAATTTGTCTTCGTTCGTCAGGCGCTCGTTTTCCACCAGTACGTGAGTCAGTTCCATCTGGTCACCCTTGATGAAACTGGAATCGCCGGATTCAGCGATTTCAACTTTACGCAGCATCTGACGCAGGATGGTCTCGATGTGCTTATCGTTGATCTTCACGCCTTGCAGGCGGTAAACGTCCTGGATCTCGTTAACGATGTACTTGGCCAGCGCACTCACACCCAGCAGACGCAGGATGTCGTGTGGATCGCTCGGACCGTCGGAGATAACTTCGCCGCGGTTTACCTGTTCGCCTTCGAACACGTTCAGGTGACGCCACTTCGGAATCAGCTCTTCATACGGATCGCTACCGTCGTTCGGGGTGATGACCAGACGGCGCTTGCCCTTGGTCTCTTTACCGAACGCGATGGTGCCGCTGACTTCAGCCAGAATCGACGCTTCTTTCGGACGACGCGCTTCGAACAAGTCGGCAACACGCGGCAGACCACCGGTGATGTCACGGGTCTTCGAAGTTTCTTGCGGGATACGCGCGATAACATCACCGATCGCGATCTTCGCACCGTCCGCCACACCGACCAGGGCGTTGGCTGGCAGGAAGTACTGAGCGATAACGTCAGTGCCTGGCAGCAACAGATCCTTGCCGTTGTCATCGACCATCTTCACGGCTGGACGGATGTCTTTACCGGCAGCTGGACGATCTTTCGCGTCGAGTACTTCAATGTTGGTCATACCGGTCAATTCGTCAGTCTGACGCTTGATCGTGATGCCTTCTTCCATGCCCACGTAGGTCACGGTACCTTTCATTTCGGTAACGATTGGGTGAGTGTGCGGATCCCACTTGGCCACGATTGCGCCAGCGTCGACCTTGTCACCTTCTTTAACCGAAATCACAGCACCGTACGGCAGCTTGTAACGCTCACGCTCACGACCGTAGTCATCAGCGATTGCCAGCTCACCGGAACGGGACACAGCAACCAGGTGGCCATCCACTCGCTCAACGTGTTTCAGGTTGTGCAGACGGACGGTACCGCCATTCTTCACCTGAACGCTGTCGGCTGCGGAGGTCCGGCTTGCCGCACCACCGATGTGGAACGTACGCATGGTCAGCTGGGTACCCGGCTCACCGATGGACTGGGCAGCGATAACGCCGACCGCTTCACCGATGTTCACCTGGTGACCACGAGCCAAGTCACGGCCGTAGCACTTGGCGCAAATGCCGTAGCGGGTTTCGCAGCTGATCGGCGAGCGAACGATCACTTCGTCAATGCTGTTGAGTTCGATGAACTCAACCCACTTCTCGTCCACCAGGGTGCCGGCAGGAACGATAACTTCCTCGGTACCTGGCTTGAATACGTCACGGGCGATAACACGACCCAATACGCGCTCACCCAACGGCTCTACAACGTCACCGCCTTCAATGTGCGGCGTCATCAGCAGACCGTGCTCGGTGCCGCAATCGATCTCGGTTACAACCAGATCTTGTGCAACGTCTACCAGACGACGAGTCAGGTAACCGGAGTTAGCGGTTTTCAACGCGGTATCCGCCAGACCTTTACGAGCACCGTGAGTGGAGATGAAGTACTGAAGTACGCTCAAACCTTCACGGAAGTTCGCAGTAATCGGCGTTTCGATGATGGAACCGTCCGGCTTGGCCATCAGGCCACGCATACCGGCGAGCTGACGGATCTGCGCAGCAGAACCCCGTGCGCCCGAGTCGGCCATCATGTACATCGAGTTGAAGGACTCCTGGTCAACTTCGTCGCCGTGACGGTCAATGACTTTCTCTTTCGAGAGGTTAGCCATCATCGCCTTGGAAACTTCGTCGTTCGCCTTCGACCAAAGGTCGATTACCTTGTTGTACTTCTCGCCCTGGGTTACCAGGCCGGAAGCGTACTGGCTTTCGATCTCTTTCACTTCGTCGGTGGCAGCACCGATGATGCGGGCCTTTTCATCCGGGATAACGAAGTCGTTAACACCGATGGAAACGCCGGAAATGGTCGAGTAAGCAAAACCGGTGTACATCAACTGGTCAGCGAAGATCACGGTCTCTTTCAAACCAACCACGCGGTAGCACTGGTTGATCAGCTTGGAGATCGCCTTTTTCTTCATCGGCAGGTTGACGACATCGTACGACAGACCTTTTGGCACAACCTGATACAACAGCGCACGACCGACAGTGGTGTCGACGATACGGGTGTTGGTCACGCTGCCGCCATCACGGTCGTTGACGGTTTCGTTGATCCGCACCTTGACCTTGGCGTGCAGTGCGGCTTCGCCGGCACGGAACACACGGTCAACTTCCTGCAGGTCAGCGAACACACGACCTTCGCCTTTAGCGTTGATCGCCTCACGCGTCATGTAGTACAGACCCAATACAACGTCCTGCGACGGAACGATGATTGGCTCACCGTTGGCTGGCGACAGAATGTTGTTGGTCGACATCATCAACGCACGCGCTTCCAACTGGGCTTCCAGTGTCAGCGGTACGTGCACGGCCATTTGGTCGCCGTCGAAGTCGGCGTTGTACGCAGCACAGACCAGAGGGTGCAGCTGGATAGCCTTACCTTCGATCAGTACCGGTTCAAACGCCTGGATACCCAGACGGTGAAGGGTCGGTGCACGGTTGAGGAGAACCGGGTGTTCGCGAATCACTTCAGCGAGAACGTCCCAAACCTCTGGCAGTTCGCGCTCGACCATTTTCTTGGCCGCTTTGATGGTGGTCGCGAGACCGCGCATTTCCAGCTTGCCGAAGATGAACGGCTTGAACAGCTCCAGAGCCATCTTCTTAGGCAGACCGCACTGGTGCAGACGCAGGGTCGGGCCTACGGTAATTACCGAACGACCAGAGTAGTCCACACGCTTACCGAGCAAGTTCTGACGGAAACGACCTTGCTTACCCTTGATCATGTCAGCCAGGGATTTCAGAGGACGCTTGTTGGAACCAGTGATAGCACGGCCACGACGACCGTTGTCGAGCAAGGCGTCGACAGCTTCTTGCAACATACGCTTTTCGTTGCGCACGATGATGTCCGGAGCGGACAGATCAAGCAGGCGCTTCAAGCGGTTGTTACGGTTGATCACGCGGCGGTACAGGTCGTTGAGGTCGGACGTCGCGAAACGACCACCATCCAACGGTACCAGCGGACGCAGGTCTGGCGGCAGAACCGGCAGAACGGTCAGCACCATCCACTCTGGCAAGTTGCCGGAACCCTGGAAGGCTTCCATCAACTTCAGACGCTTGGACAGTTTCTTGATCTTGGTTTCGGAGTTGGTTTGCGGAATCTCTTCGCGCAGACGGCCAATCTCGTGCTCCAGATCGATAGCGTGCAGCAGTTCGCGGACAGCTTCGGCGCCCATGCGGGCATCGAAATCGTCGCCGAACTCTTCCAGCGCTTCGAAATACTGCTCGTCGTTCAGCAACTGACCTTTTTCAAGGGTGGTCATGCCTGGATCGATAACGACATAGCTCTCGAAGTAGAGAACGCGTTCGATATCACGCAGGGTCATGTCCATCAGCAAGCCGATACGGGACGGCAGCGATTTCAGGAACCAGATGTGGGCAACCGGAGAAGCCAGTTCGATGTGCGCCATGCGCTCACGACGAACCTTGGCCAGTGCAACTTCAACGCCGCACTTCTCGCAGATCACACCACGGTGCTTCAAGCGCTTGTACTTACCGCACAGGCACTCGTAATCCTTTACCGGGCCAAAGATCTTGGCGCAGAACAGGCCGTCACGCTCAGGTTTGAACGTACGGTAGTTGATGGTTTCCGGCTTTTTAACTTCACCGAACGACCACGAACGGATCATCTCAGGCGATGCCAACCCAATACGGATGGCGTCGAACTCTTCGACTTGACCCTGGTTTTTCAGCAAATTCAGTAGGTCTTTCAAGGCCTTTCCTCCTGGCGGAGCAGAGAGCGGGCTAAACGGCCCCGCTCTCGATTCGCGTCACGTGTTATTCGGTTTCCAGATCGATATCGATGCCGAGGGAACGAATTTCTTTGATCAACACGTTGAAGGACTCGGGCATGCCCGGCTCCATACGGTGATCGCCGTCCACGATGTTTTTGTACATCTTGGTCCGGCCGTTCACATCGTCCGACTTCACTGTGAGCATTTCTTGCAGAGTGTAAGCAGCACCGTATGCTTCCAGTGCCCAGACCTCCATCTCCCCGAAACGCTGACCACCGAACTGAGCCTTACCACCCAGCGGCTGCTGGGTAACCAGGCTGTACGAACCGGTAGAACGAGCGTGCATCTTGTCGTCTACCAAGTGGTTCAGCTTCAGCATGTACATGTAGCCAACAGTAACCGGGCGCTCGAACTTGTTGCCGGTACGGCCGTCGAACAGCTGCATCTGGCCGCTTTCCGGCAGGTCTGCCAGTTTCAGCATGGCCTTGATTTCGCTTTCCTTGGCACCGTCGAACACCGGGGTAGCCATTGGAACGCCGCCGCGCAGGTTTTTCGCCAGGTCCAGGATTTCCTGGTCGGAGAAGGTGTCCAGCTCTTCGTTGCGACCGCCGATCTCGTTGTAGATCTCGTGCAGGAACTTACGCAGGTCAGCAACCTTGCGCTGCTCTTCGATCATGCGGTTGATCTTCTCGCCCAGACCTTTGGCCGCGAGGCCCAGGTGGGTTTCAAGGATCTGACCAACGTTCATACGCGAAGGTACGCCCAACGGGTTGAGGACGACGTCGACCGGGGTGCCATTGGCATCGTGCGGCATGTCTTCAACCGGCATGATCACGGAGACCACACCCTTGTTACCGTGACGACCGGCCATCTTGTCGCCCGGCTGGATGCGGCGACGGATTGCCAGGTAAACCTTGACGATTTTCAGCACGCCTGGAGCCAGGTCATCGCCCTGCTGCAGTTTGCGCTTCTTGTCTTCGAACTTGTCGTCCAGCAGACGGCGGCGATCAACGATGTAGGCCTGGGCCTTCTCGAGCTGCTCGTTCAGAGCATCTTCAGCCATGCGCAGTTTGAACCACTGGCCGTGCTCAAGACCGTCGAGGATTTCGTCGGTGATGTCCTGACCTTTCTTCAGACCTGCGCCGCCTTCAGCCTTGTGGCCTACCAGAGCGGAACGCAGACGTTCGAAGGTTGCGCCTTCAACGATACGGAACTCTTCGTTCAGATCCTTGCGGATCTCGTCGAGCTGGGTCTTCTCGATGGACAGGGCACGAGCATCACGCTCAACGCCGTCACGGGTGAAGACCTGTACGTCGATGACAGTACCCTTGGTGCCAGTCGGCACGCGCAGGGAAGTGTCTTTAACGTCGCTGGCTTTTTCACCGAAGATGGCACGCAGCAGTTTTTCTTCCGGAGTCAGTTGGGTCTCGCCTTTCGGAGTGACCTTACCGACCAGGATGTCGCCTGCGCCTACTTCGGCACCTACGTAAACGATACCGGCTTCGTCCAGTTTGTTCAGTGCAGCTTCACCCACGTTCGGGATGTCCGCAGTGATTTCCTCTGGCCCAAGCTTGGTGTCACGCGCCACACAGGTCAGTTCCTGAATGTGGATCGTGGTGAAGCGGTCTTCTTGAACAACACGCTCGGACAGGCAGATGGAGTCTTCGAAGTTGAAGCCGTTCCATGCCATGAACGCGATGCGCATGTTCTGACCCAGTGCCAGTTCACCCATGTCGGTGGACGGGCCGTCGGCCATGATGTCGCTGCGCTGAACGCGATCACCTTTGCTCACCAGCGGACGCTGGTTGATGCAGGTGTTCTGGTTCGAGCGGGTGTATTTGGTCAGGTTGTAGATGTCGACACCGGCTTCGCCAGTTTCAACTTCGTCATCGGCAACACGAACCACGATACGGCTGGCATCAACGGAGTCGATCACGCCGCCACGACGAGCCACGACGCAAACGCCGGAGTCACGGGCTACGTTACGCTCCATGCCGGTACCTACCAGCGGCTTGTCAGCGCGCAGGGTGGGTACAGCTTGACGCTGCATGTTGGAACCCATCAACGCACGGTTGGCGTCATCGTGCTCCAGGAACGGAATCAGCGACGCTGCAACCGACACTACCTGCTTCGGCGAAACGTCCATCAAGGTGACGTCTTCCGGCGCCTTGACGGTGAACTCGTTCAAGTGACGAACAGCTACCAGCTCGTCGACCAGGACTTTCTTGTCGTTCATCGTGGCCGAGGCCTGAGCGATCACGTGATCAGCTTCTTCGATAGCGGACAGGAACACGATCTCGTCGGTGACCAGAGCGTCCTTCACCACTCGGTACGGGCTCTCGAGGAAGCCGTACTGGTTGGTGCGCGCATAAGCGGCCAGGGAGTTGATCAGGCCGATGTTCGGACCTTCCGGCGTTTCGATCGGGCAAACACGACCGTAGTGCGTCGGGTGTACGTCACGAACTTCAAAGCCCGCACGCTCACGGGTCAGACCGCCCGGGCCCAGTGCAGATACACGGCGCTTGTGGGTGATCTCGGAGAGCGGGTTGTTCTGGTCCATGAACTGGGAAAGCTGGCTGGAACCGAAGAACTCTTTCACCGCCGCAGCCACTGGCTTGGCGTTGATCAGGTCTTGCGGCATCAGGCCTTCGCTTTCTGCCATCGACAGACGCTCTTTGACCGCACGCTCAACACGTACCAGGCCAACGCGGAACTGGTTCTCGGCCATCTCACCTACGCAGCGAACACGGCGGTTACCCAGGTGGTCGATGTCATCGACGATGCCTTTACCGTTACGGATGTCGACCAGGGTCTTCAGTACCGCAACGATGTCTTCCTTGCACAGCACGCCCGAACCTTCGATCTCGGTACGACCGATACGACGGTTGAACTTCATCCGGCCGACCGCAGACAGGTCATAGCGCTCAGGGCTGAAGAACAGGTTGTTGAACAGGGTTTCGGCAGCGTCTTTGGTTGGTGGCTCACCAGGACGCATCATGCGATAGATCTCGACCAGCGCTTCCAATTGGTTGCTGGTGGAGTCGATCTTCAGCGTGTCGGAGATGAACGGACCGCAGTCGATATCGTTGGTGTACAGGGTCTCGATGCGAACAACCTGAGCCTTGGCGATCTTGGCCAGGATCTCGGTGTTCAGCTCGGTGTTGCACTCGGCCAGGATTTCGCCTGTAGCCGGGTGAACGATGACCTTGGCGGTGGTGCGACCCAGGACGTAGTCCAGAGGCACTTCCAGCTCTTTGATACCGGCTTTTTCGATCTGGTTGATGTGGCGCGCAGTAATACGACGGCCAGCTTCAACAATGACCTTGCCCTTGTCATCCTGGATGTCCAGGACGGCAATTTCACCACGCAGGCGCGAAGCAATCAGCTCCAGCTTGAGGGTTTCATCCTTCAGGCTGAATACGTTGGTGGTGTAGAAGGCGTCCAGCACTTGCTCGGTGGTATAACCAAGCGCGCGCAGCAATACCGAGGCCGGCAGCTTGCGACGACGGTCGATACGCACGAACACGCAGTCTTTCGGGTCGAACTCGAAGTCCAACCACGAACCGCGGTACGGAATGATCCGCGCGGAGTACAGGAGCTTGCCGGAGCTGTGCGTCTTGCCGCGGTCGTGGTCGAAGAACACGCCCGGGGAACGGTGCAGCTGGGAAACGATCACACGCTCGGTACCGTTGATAACGAAGGTACCGTTCTCGGTCATCAATGGGATTTCGCCCATGTAGACTTCTTGCTCTTTGATGTCCTTGATCGCTTTGTTCGACGATTCTTTGTCGAAAATGATCAGGCGCACTTTTACCCGCAAAGGTACGGCGTAAGTAACACCGCGCAACACGCATTCTTTGACATCAAATGCCGGTTCGCCCAGGCGATAACCGACGTACTCCAGCGCAGCATTGCCGGAGTAGCTGATGATCGGGAAAACGGATTTGAAGGCCGCATGCAGGCCCACGTCGCGGAACTGATCTTTGGTCGCTCCCGCCTGCAAGAATTCACGATACGAATCCAGCTGGATAGCCAGAAGGTACGGGACATCCATGACGTCCGGCAACTTGCTAAAGTCCTTGCGGATACGTTTTTTCTCAGTATATGAGTAAGCCATCAGCGTTCCCCAGCTTGGTCACCTGCTTGTTTGGCCCCTCCGACGGGAGCAGCCAGAAAATCTTGCAAACCCCATGGTTTGCACCACCGCATCGGGTGGCTACAGCGCGTTAATGGCGGCGACCGAGTCGACAGCCAAGAACGGAAAAAGGCCGGTGGCAAGAGCCACCAGCCATCAGCCTTCAGCTTAACGCTTGGGCTGGAGACGCAAGGTCGATGCTTACTTCAGCTCGACTTTAGCGCCTGCTTCTTCCAGTACTGCTTTGGCTTTGTCAGCTGCGTCTTTGGCAACAGCTTCCAGAACCAGGGCAGGAGCGCCGTCAACTACAGCCTTGGCTTCTTTCAGGCCCAGACCGGTCAGTTCACGTACTGCCTTGATCACGTTTACTTTCTTCTCGCCAGCTTCGGTCAGCATGACGTTGAATTCGGTTTGCTCTTCAACAACGGCAGCAGCAGCAGCTGGGCCAGCGGAAGCAGCGGCAGCGGAAACGCCGAATTTTTCTTCGAAAGCTTTGATCAGCTCAACAACCTGCAGAACCGACATTTCAGCTACGGCGTTGAGGATATCGTCTTGGGAGATAGACATTGCTGTATTTCCTGAATTGGGGGACGGCCTACTCGGCCATCGAAATAAACAAAAATACGCGAGAGAAGTCGCTCAGCCTCAGGCTGCGGCGGCTTCTTTTTGCTCGCGAACTGCGGCCAGAGTACGAGCCAGCTTGCTGGTAGCGCCTTGAATCACGCTCATCAGCTGCGAAATGGCTTCGTCGCGGGTCGGCAGTGTTGCCAGTACGTCGATTTGGTTAGCTGCGAGGAACTTGCCCTCGAACGCAGCTGCCTTGATCTCGAACTTATCCTGACTCTTGGCAAACTCTTTGAACAAACGGGCAGCAGCGCCTGGATGTTCTTTGGAGAACGCGATCAGAGTCGGGCCGGTGAACACGTCGTTGAGAACACTGTATTCAGTGTCAGCAACAGCGCGCTTGAGCAGGGTGTTACGTACAACACGTACGTATACGCCAGCTTCACGAGCCTCTTTACGGAGTCCGGTCATAGCGCCTACTGTCACACCACGGGCATCAGCCACGACAGCGGACAGAGCAGCTTTGGCAGCCTCGTTGACTTCAGCGACGATGGCCTTCTTGTCTTCGAGATTAATTGCCACGGGTTTAACTCCTGCTTGTTACCGTTTCATCTGGCCGGAGCCGGATGTCGTTTTGGTGTCTGATTCGGTAAGGAACCGGGAGCACCATCTGCGTAGGCTTGTGGTTTAAGACTTGCGTCGCCTACGGTCTTGGATAGCCCCCGCCAGGCAGGGACCCCAATTTTTTTCAATTGGCGCAATCTCTCACGCCAACTTGTGTCCTATACGTCCAGCGAGCCTTGGTCGATGACCAGACCTGGGCCCATAGTGGTGCTCAGGGTAACGCGCTTAACGTAGATACCTTTCGAGGAAGCTGGCTTGATACGCTTCAGATCAGCGATCAGGGCTTCAACGTTTTCCTTCAGCTTGACGGCGTCGAAACCGACTTTGCCAACGGAGGTGTGAATGATGCCGTTTTTGTCGGTGCGATAACGAACCTGACCAGCTTTGGCGTTTTTAACCGCGGTAGCTACGTCTGGGGTTACGGTGCCGACTTTAGGGTTAGGCATCAGACCACGTGGGCCGAGGATCTGACCCAACTGACCTACAACGCGCATTGCATCCGGGGAAGCAATAACCACGTCATAGTTCAGGTCGCCGCCTTTCATTTCGGCAGCCAGGTCGTCCATGCCAACGCGGTCAGCGCCAGCGGCCAGAGCAGCTTCAGCTGCCGGGCCTTGGGTGAAGACAGCTACACGTACAGTCTTGCCAGTACCGTGTGGCAGCACAGTTGCGCTACGAACGACCTGGTCGGATTTACGTGGGTCAACGCCCAGGTTTACAGCAACGTCAACGGACTCGCTGAACTTGACAGTCGACAGCTCGGTCAGCAGAGCAGCAGCATCTACAAAGTTGTAGGACTTGCCCGCTTCGATTTTGCCGGCGATAGCCTTTTGGCGCTTGGTCAGCTTAGCCATTACACACCCTCCACGTTAAGGCCCATGCTACGAGCAGAACCGGCGATGGTACGCACGGCTGCATCCATATCAGCTGCAGTCAGATCCGCGTTTTTGGTTTTCGCGATTTCTTCCAGCTGAGCACGGGTCACGGTGCCAACCTTAACGGTGTTAGGACGAGCGGAACCGCTAGTCAGACCGGCAGCCTTCTTCAGCAAAACCGAAGCCGGGGTCGACTTGGTTTCGAAAGTGAAACTACGGTCGCTGTAAACAGTGATGATCACTGGAGTCGGCAGACCTGGCTCAAGACCCTGAGTACGGGCGTTGAAGGCCTTGCAGAATTCCATGATGTTCACGCCGTGCTGACCCAGAGCTGGACCGACGGGTGGGCTTGGGTTGGCCTGAGCGGCCTTCACTTGCAGCTTGATGTAAGCGGTAATCTTCTTGGCCATGAGGCACTCCAATTACGGGTTCAAACGCCTCGAAAGGCTCCCCGGTTACTTGCGCGTATATCCCAGTGACGACAAAACCCCACAGCCTCAGGCTGCGGGGTTGGGATGCTTGCTCAGCTAGACCTTTTCGACCTGACTGAACTCCAACTCTACCGGAGTAGAGCGACCGAAAATGAGCACTGCCACCTGGATCCGGCTCTTTTCGTAGTTAACCTCTTCGACGGTGCCGTTGAAATCAGCAAACGGACCATCTGTAACACGAACAACCTCGCCCGGCTCGAACAACGTCTTCGGCTTAGGCTTGTCGCTACCATCAGCAACACGACGCAGAATTGCTTCTGCCTCTTTATCGGTAATTGGAGCTGGCTTATCGGCAGTACCACCGATAAAACCCATGACGCGAGGGGTATCCTTGACCAAGTGCCAAGTACCTTCGTTCATGTCCATTTGAACCAGCACGTAGCCTGGAAAGAACTTGCGTTCGCTCTTGCGCTTCTGGCCATTCCGCATTTCAACCACTTCTTCAGTGGGAACCAGAATTTCGCCGAAGCCATCTTCCATGCCTGCCAGCTTTACGCGCTCCAGCAAAGAGCGCAT from Pseudomonas tolaasii NCPPB 2192 includes the following:
- the nusG gene encoding transcription termination/antitermination protein NusG; the protein is MAKRWYVVHAYSGYEKHVMRSLLERVKLAGMEDGFGEILVPTEEVVEMRNGQKRKSERKFFPGYVLVQMDMNEGTWHLVKDTPRVMGFIGGTADKPAPITDKEAEAILRRVADGSDKPKPKTLFEPGEVVRVTDGPFADFNGTVEEVNYEKSRIQVAVLIFGRSTPVELEFSQVEKV